In Streptomyces sp. RFCAC02, the following proteins share a genomic window:
- a CDS encoding iron chelate uptake ABC transporter family permease subunit codes for MSAATGSPPRAGRRPAESEALAAARLAVRASRDVGRRRGAVVCAVLAVLLVAVFTGTVCLSGRAVPLGEVVEAIGGGGTRSTYYLIVELRLPRALTGLLVGAAFGLAGALFQTLLRNPLASPDVIGISAGASAAAVVATVAFGVSGAAMSLSALGGALLAAALIYALAWRRGVSGQRLVLVGVGVAAALMSVVSHLMTRSSAVAAQEAKVWLTGSLNGRGWEHVGPLLVALAVLLPLTAAATRSLGALQLGDDTASGLGARVERSRLALIGCAVALTGVATAAAGPVGFVAFVSGPVARRMVRGTGTALVPAALVGALLVLVADLVGQHALGPNQFPVGMVTSMVGAPYLLWLLARTNRVGRGG; via the coding sequence GTGAGCGCCGCCACCGGCTCCCCGCCGCGCGCCGGCCGGCGGCCGGCGGAGTCCGAGGCCCTGGCCGCCGCCCGGCTGGCCGTGCGCGCCTCCCGTGACGTCGGCCGCCGGCGCGGGGCGGTCGTGTGCGCCGTCCTGGCGGTCCTGCTCGTGGCCGTCTTCACCGGCACGGTGTGCCTCAGCGGCCGGGCGGTGCCCCTCGGCGAGGTGGTCGAGGCCATCGGCGGGGGCGGCACCCGGTCCACGTACTACCTGATCGTGGAGCTGCGGCTGCCCAGGGCGCTGACGGGCCTGCTGGTCGGCGCCGCCTTCGGGCTCGCGGGCGCCCTGTTCCAGACGCTGCTGCGCAACCCGCTGGCCAGCCCCGACGTGATCGGGATCAGCGCCGGCGCCAGTGCCGCGGCCGTCGTGGCGACGGTCGCGTTCGGCGTGAGCGGCGCCGCGATGTCGCTGTCCGCGCTCGGCGGCGCGCTGCTCGCCGCCGCCCTGATCTACGCGCTCGCCTGGCGCCGGGGCGTGAGCGGGCAGCGCCTCGTGCTGGTCGGGGTGGGCGTCGCCGCCGCGCTCATGAGCGTGGTGTCCCATCTGATGACGCGCTCGTCCGCCGTGGCCGCCCAGGAGGCGAAGGTCTGGCTCACCGGCAGCCTGAACGGGCGCGGCTGGGAGCACGTCGGCCCGCTGCTCGTGGCGCTGGCGGTGCTGCTCCCGCTGACGGCGGCGGCCACCAGGTCCCTCGGCGCGCTCCAGCTCGGGGACGACACGGCGAGCGGCCTCGGCGCCCGGGTCGAACGCTCGCGGCTCGCGCTGATCGGCTGCGCCGTCGCGCTGACGGGGGTGGCGACCGCCGCCGCGGGACCGGTCGGGTTCGTGGCGTTCGTCTCGGGACCCGTCGCCCGCCGCATGGTCCGCGGCACCGGGACGGCGCTGGTGCCTGCCGCGCTCGTGGGGGCGCTGCTGGTGCTGGTCGCCGATCTCGTCGGCCAGCACGCCCTCGGACCGAACCAGTTCCCGGTCGGCATGGTCACCAGCATGGTCGGCGCGCCGTACCTGCTGTGGCTGCTGGCCCGCACCAACCGGGTCGGGCGCGGCGGATGA
- a CDS encoding ABC transporter ATP-binding protein, with protein sequence MTDSHTLGTRNLRLSYDGREVVRDLTFDVPPGRVTAVVGPNACGKSTLLRGMARLLAPASGAVYLDGKSIHALPTREVAATLGLLPQSPVAPEGITVTDLVSRGRYPHQGWFRRWTAEDEAAVARALLATDVLELAGRSVDELSGGQRQRVWIAMALAQHTDVLLLDEPTTYLDLPHQVEVLDLLTDLNRAEGTTVVAVLHDLNLACRYADHLVALRAGEIVAQGPPGEVLTQEVVSEVFGMRCALVPDPLSGTPMVVPVGRHHCAEPDRTPAVEGK encoded by the coding sequence ATGACGGACTCACACACGCTCGGCACGCGGAACCTGCGGCTGTCCTACGACGGCCGCGAGGTGGTCAGGGACCTCACCTTCGACGTGCCGCCGGGCAGGGTCACGGCCGTCGTCGGGCCGAACGCCTGCGGCAAGTCGACGCTGCTGCGCGGCATGGCCAGGCTGCTGGCGCCCGCGTCGGGCGCGGTGTACCTGGACGGCAAGAGCATCCACGCGCTGCCGACGCGGGAGGTGGCGGCCACCCTCGGGCTGCTTCCGCAGAGCCCGGTCGCGCCGGAGGGCATCACCGTCACCGACCTGGTCAGCCGCGGCCGTTACCCGCACCAGGGGTGGTTCAGGCGGTGGACGGCCGAGGACGAGGCGGCGGTCGCGCGGGCGCTGCTGGCCACCGATGTGCTGGAGCTGGCCGGCCGGTCCGTGGACGAGCTGTCGGGCGGGCAGCGCCAGCGCGTGTGGATCGCCATGGCGCTGGCCCAGCACACCGACGTGCTGCTGCTGGACGAGCCGACGACGTACCTGGACCTGCCGCACCAGGTCGAGGTGCTCGACCTGCTGACCGATCTGAACCGCGCCGAGGGCACCACCGTCGTCGCGGTGCTGCACGACCTGAACCTGGCCTGCCGCTACGCCGATCACCTCGTCGCCCTGCGCGCGGGGGAGATCGTCGCGCAGGGGCCGCCCGGTGAGGTGCTGACGCAGGAGGTGGTGTCCGAGGTGTTCGGCATGCGCTGCGCGCTCGTGCCGGATCCGCTGTCGGGCACGCCGATGGTCGTCCCCGTCGGCCGGCACCACTGCGCGGAGCCGGACCGCACCCCCGCCGTCGAAGGAAAGTAA
- a CDS encoding iron-siderophore ABC transporter substrate-binding protein, with protein MVRIARRAGLARIGLASAAALLTLLSTGCAWSGDDESDPGASGDATASSGAGAFPVDVATKFGDVTVDSEPQRVVALGWGDAETALALGVQPVGASDWLGFGGDGVGPWAEDAYDESPEIIGTLEPEYDRIAELEPDLILDTKSSGDQERYDRLSEIAPTIGVPDAGADQYMISWQDQVTMIATALGRAEQGEELIADLEGQFTAAAGEHPEFDGKTVTTGSLYSGGWGAYVRGGGRVEFLESLGFENNPAIQEQATDSFSVSLSNERIDLLDADVLIMETIGVDASAIEDDPLYQAVPAVQDGRSIVLTSELSEAYAANTPLSIPVALDGMLPVLEDLTS; from the coding sequence ATGGTTCGAATCGCCCGCCGTGCCGGGCTCGCCCGTATCGGGCTCGCCTCAGCGGCGGCCCTGCTCACCCTGCTGTCCACCGGCTGCGCCTGGTCCGGTGACGACGAGTCCGACCCGGGCGCGAGCGGGGACGCCACCGCGTCCTCCGGTGCCGGTGCCTTCCCGGTGGACGTCGCCACCAAGTTCGGCGACGTGACGGTCGACAGCGAGCCGCAGCGCGTGGTCGCCCTCGGCTGGGGCGACGCCGAGACGGCGCTCGCCCTGGGCGTGCAGCCGGTCGGCGCCAGCGACTGGCTCGGCTTCGGCGGCGACGGCGTCGGCCCCTGGGCCGAGGACGCGTACGACGAGTCGCCCGAGATCATCGGCACCCTGGAACCGGAGTACGACCGCATCGCCGAGCTCGAGCCCGACCTCATCCTGGACACCAAGTCCAGCGGCGACCAGGAGCGCTACGACCGGCTCAGCGAGATCGCCCCCACCATCGGCGTCCCCGACGCCGGCGCCGACCAGTACATGATCAGCTGGCAGGACCAGGTCACCATGATCGCCACCGCCCTCGGCCGCGCCGAGCAGGGCGAGGAGCTGATCGCCGACCTGGAGGGGCAGTTCACCGCCGCGGCGGGGGAGCACCCCGAGTTCGACGGGAAGACGGTCACCACCGGCAGCCTCTACAGCGGCGGCTGGGGCGCCTACGTGCGCGGCGGCGGCCGCGTGGAGTTCCTGGAGTCGCTCGGCTTCGAGAACAACCCGGCCATCCAGGAGCAGGCGACCGACTCGTTCTCCGTCTCCCTCTCGAACGAACGCATCGACCTCCTCGACGCCGACGTCCTGATCATGGAGACCATCGGCGTCGACGCATCGGCGATCGAGGACGACCCGCTCTACCAGGCCGTACCCGCGGTCCAGGACGGCCGCTCCATCGTCCTCACCAGCGAGCTGAGCGAGGCGTACGCCGCCAACACCCCGCTGTCCATCCCGGTCGCGCTCGACGGGATGCTGCCGGTCCTGGAGGACCTCACCTCCTGA